Proteins encoded in a region of the Phoenix dactylifera cultivar Barhee BC4 chromosome 3, palm_55x_up_171113_PBpolish2nd_filt_p, whole genome shotgun sequence genome:
- the LOC103702101 gene encoding cationic peroxidase 1-like yields the protein MASASSFSHALAFFFFFFFFFAAVTSAQLSPTFYDTSCPKALSTIQSAVKAAVAKERRMGASLLRLHFHDCFVQGCDGSVLLDDTSTFTGEKTAGPNNNSIRGFDVIDTIKSQVEAVCKQTVSCADILAVAARDSVVALGGPSWTVQLGRRDSTTASLSLANSDIPSPITSDLSALISAFSKKGLATSDMVALSGAHTIGQARCTSFRNRIYNETNIDSSFATSLQSNCPVSGGDSNLAPLDVSTPTIFDNFYYRNLLNKKGLLHSDQQLFNGGSTDSQVSSYSTNSAKFFSDFASAMVNMGNISPLTGTSGEIRISCRKTN from the exons ATGGCATCTGCCTCTAGTTTCTCACATGCtctagccttcttcttcttcttcttcttcttctttgctgcAGTAACCTCTGCTCAGCTATCACCGACATTCTATGACACTTCATGCCCCAAAGCCTTGTCTACCATCCAGAGTGCTGTTAAGGCCGCTGTTGCCAAGGAGCGTCGCATGGGGGCGTCGTTGCTCCGACTCCATTTCCACGACTGCTTTGTTCAA GGCTGCGACGGTTCCGTGCTATTGGATGACACTTCCACATTCACAGGGGAAAAGACGGCAGGGCCCAACAACAACTCCATTAGAGGTTTCGACGTGATCGACACCATCAAATCCCAAGTCGAAGCGGTCTGCAAGCAAACCGTGTCCTGTGCCGACATCCTGGCTGTAGCTGCTCGTGATTCAGTGGTTGCG CTAGGTGGCCCTTCATGGACTGTGCAATTAGGAAGGAGAGACTCCACGACGGCAAGCTTGAGCTTAGCGAACAGTGACATCCCTTCCCCAATTACCTCGGACCTCAGCGCCCTCATCTCAGCCTTCTCCAAGAAGGGCCTCGCCACCTCCGACATGGTAGCCCTCTCAG GTGCTCACACAATTGGGCAGGCGAGGTGCACGTCGTTCCGGAATCGGATCTACAACGAGACCAACATAGACTCCTCCTTCGCCACCTCGCTGCAGTCCAACTGCCCGGTCTCCGGCGGCGACAGCAACCTCGCACCCCTCGACGTCTCGACGCCGACCATCTTTGATAACTTCTACTACAGAAATCTTCTGAACAAGAAGGGGCTCTTGCACTCGGATCAGCAGCTCTTCAATGGAGGTTCCaccgactcccaagtcagctcGTACAGCACCAACTCTGCCAAGTTCTTCAGCGACTTCGCCAGTGCCATGGTGAACATGGGGAACATCAGTCCTCTCACGGGTACCAGTGGGGAGATCAGGATCAGCTGTAGGAAAACTAATTAA
- the LOC120110170 gene encoding uncharacterized protein LOC120110170 translates to MGGYVDKRSEVVMAKYSAEYSKKYGDASTSDAPPRDYDLWFEATSVPTHGHVYGFSPLEDLIGIIGQSSSASTSTGQAPELYTHEDLLRILEQEKKKWQEEVLQKMREEIGFGPRHADRRSNGDSGSADHASL, encoded by the exons atgggaggatatgtagataagagaagtgaagttgtcatg gcaaagtattcagctgaatactccAAAAAATATGGTGATGCCTCCACCTCAGATGCTCCTCCACGTGATTATGACTTGTGGTTTGAGGCAACTAGTGTCCCAACTCATGGCCATGTCTATGGCTTTAGTCCCCTAGAGGATCTCATTGGAATTATTGGGCAATCATCATCTGCTTCCACCTCTACAGGTCAAGCTCCAGAGCTGTACACTCATGAAGACCTTCTACGTATTCTTgagcaggaaaagaaaaaatggcaagaggaggttcttcaaaagatgagagaagagattggctttggaccaaggcatgcagatcggaggagtaatggtgattctggttctgctgatcatgcttcattataa
- the LOC103702102 gene encoding peroxidase P7-like, producing MAAIQMLFTYFTMISAFAIPAFGELSPDFYDEVCPKALPTIKLLVEQAIALEPRMGASLVRLHFHDCFVNGCDGSILLDDTPTFTGEKMAGPNNNSVRGFDLIDQIKAAVNEECQGNVVSCADILAVAARDSVVVLGGSCYNVLLGRRDATTASRDAANTNIPSPSLDLPDLIASFESHGLGVEDLVVLSGAHTLGFSRCVVFRNRIYNDTACIDGDFAADLQAVCPVSGEDSNLAPLDESPVSFDTAYYQDLVESRGLLHSDQQLFKGDGSLTDELVRKYSDNPDAFWADFGPAMIKMGNISPLTGCDGEIREHCRFVNGY from the exons ATGGCGGCCATCCAAATGCTCTTCACATACTTCACTATGATCTCTGCCTTCGCGATCCCGGCTTTTGGGGAGTTGTCGCCAGACTTTTACGATGAGGTGTGTCCGAAGGCACTGCCCACCATCAAACTCTTGGTCGAGCAGGCGATTGCTCTCGAGCCACGGATGGGCGCATCGTTGGTCCGGTTACACTTCCACGACTGCTTTGTTAAT ggttgtgatggatcaaTCCTACTGGATGATACCCCAACGTTCACCGGCGAGAAGATGGCAGGACCTAATAATAACTCCGTGAGGGGCTTCGACCTGATCGATCAAATTAAAGCTGCCGTCAATGAGGAGTGCCAGGGAAATGTTGTTTCATGTGCTGATATTTTGGCTGTCGCTGCTCGAGACTCCGTCGTGGTG CTTGGAGGAAGCTGCTACAATGTGCTTCTGGGCCGGAGGGACGCGACGACAGCAAGCAGGGACGCAGCAAACACCAACATCCCCTCCCCTTCCTTGGATCTCCCAGACCTCATCGCCAGCTTTGAATCCCACGGGCTGGGCGTCGAGGACCTCGTGGTTCTCTCCGGCGCGCACACCCTCGGCTTCTCTAGATGCGTCGTGTTCCGAAACAGAATCTACAACGACACCGCCTGCATCGACGGTGACTTCGCTGCCGACCTCCAGGCGGTGTGCCCGGTGTCAGGCGAGGATAGCAACCTCGCGCCGCTCGACGAGTCTCCGGTGAGCTTCGACACGGCCTACTACCAGGACCTAGTGGAGAGCAGGGGACTGCTGCATTCGGACCAGCAGCTGTTTAAGGGAGATGGGAGCCTCACTGATGAGCTGGTGCGCAAGTATAGCGACAACCCTGATGCCTTCTGGGCTGACTTCGGGCCGGCTATGATTAAGATGGGGAATATAAGCCCCTTGACCGGGTGCGACGGAGAGATCCGTGAGCATTGTCGATTTGTGAATGGGTATTAA
- the LOC103702103 gene encoding peroxidase P7-like codes for MASLCSFLTCLAVILASLFLTRAQLDPHYYDKLCPEAVPTIRMMVEQAVAREPRMGASLLRLHFHDCFVNGCDGSILLDDTPTFTGEKTAAPNNNSVRGFDVVDSIKAAVNAACHGNVVSCADILAVAARDSVVALGGPSYEVQVGRRDSRTASKDAANNNIPAPTLDFSALLSNFQSHGLSMKDLVVLSGGHTIGLARCTSFRSRLYNETATMDAALASTLKPVCPSSGGDNNLAPLDETPTRFDGVYFKGLLKKKGLLHSDQQLFKGDGSSGSDGLVLYYSKNPHAFWEDFGVSMIKMGSMSPLTGPFGEIRMNCRKVN; via the exons ATGGCctctctttgttctttcttgACATGTTTAGCGGTCATCCTTGCTTCCTTATTCCTGACGCGAGCTCAACTCGACCCCCACTACTACGACAAGTTGTGCCCTGAGGCAGTGCCGACCATTAGGATGATGGTTGAGCAAGCAGTTGCACGGGAACCACGCATGGGTGCATCGCTTCTCCGATTACATTTCCATGACTGCTTTGTTAAT GGGTGTGATGGGTCCATCTTGTTAGATGACACGCCTACGTTCACCGGAGAGAAGACGGCAGCGCCCAACAATAACTCTGTCAGGGGTTTTGATGTGGTCGACAGCATCAAGGCAGCAGTTAACGCCGCTTGCCATGGCAATGTGGTATCTTGTGCTGATATCTTAGCGGTCGCCGCTCGGGACTCCGTTGTTGCG TTAGGAGGACCTTCATATGAGGTGCAAGTAGGTAGAAGGGACTCGAGGACGGCGAGCAAGGATGCCGCGAACAACAACATCCCAGCACCGACCTTGGACTTCTCAGCCCTTCTCTCCAACTTCCAGTCTCATGGGCTGTCCATGAAGGACCTGGTGGTCCTCTCTGGAGGCCACACAATTGGCCTTGCGAGGTGCACCAGTTTCAGAAGCAGGCTCTACAACGAGACGGCCACCATGGATGCCGCTCTAGCTAGCACGCTGAAACCAGTGTGTCCAAGCTCAGGAGGCGACAACAACCTCGCGCCGCTGGATGAGACGCCGACGCGCTTCGATGGGGTGTACTTCAAGGGATTGCTGAAGAAGAAAGGGCTGCTGCATTCTGATCAGCAGCTGTTCAAAGGGGATGGCAGTAGTGGAAGTGATGGTCTGGTTTTGTACTACAGTAAGAATCCACATGCCTTTTGGGAGGACTTCGGGGTGTCGATGATAAAGATGGGGAGTATGAGCCCCCTCACTGGTCCTTTTGGGGAGATCCGAATGAACTGCAGGAAGGTGAATTGA